TGACTGTTGTTGTTGTAGAGGCATTAAGTTGATGCTGGTTTCTCACCGTTTCCCTAATAATCTCTGCATTAGTGAAATGGTTTGATTCAACTTCCTGAATTATGGCCCTGTCCTGTTCAGGGGTGGTGGATTTTGGACCACCTGGTCGATGACTGTCGACTAAAAATCCCTCCTCTTCCCATCTGTATTGCCAATGATAAACAGAACCACGAGAGATTCCGAGATTATAGCCAATGTTGCTAGGAGTTCGTCCACACATCAACATCCCAATTACTATTCCCCTCAGTGTTGCCTTCTGAATTCGGCAGCGATTCGCCTCCTCTTCTTGTCTTCGTCTGTGATTCATTATAAGGTAGGCTTATCTTCGCCACAAGGTTCTTTATGTCACTTTATGCTGAACTCTGTTTTCCACAATACCTCGGAAGACCGTCGCgtggttattcagaattgattgtttCTGTAACTACTTAACTTAACCTGTGGCTCGTTGCTTGGGGCTATTTGCTCCGacccacgcgcgcacacacacacacacgtaaatactGTACTACGGGTGGTAATGGGTTATATGTTACCATTAGCAGGTGTTAcccttgtaaggacagtgagacaagcgtcaccaacatcaactgatagtttattaaaacatgcgtgggaatataatacagggtgcggacggaaaggtagcatggcgtaggcgccaatgCAGCTTGATctcgccaaaatatatgtgttttctcacaagaacaaatacacgaattgcaagtaaacagaaacatgtattgaaataatacatatgacaaattgtagctctgagggagcagaatacatatatataggaagccacggtgtggcgaaaggagaatttaaataaatagacaatttgttgaatttctggacgacggagggagcagTGTCCTGACAAggtccccccccccaagacatcgggcgacgtagagggctgatgattaatcttcgtatcttttcgggcgtcagagggttcctcttgtttttgaacggaggtgcgcgtcggcggtcggcgtaaggatctcttcctctcatCGTCGTTTGCggatttttctttcattgggcgccttgttttgaggtggcactctggatctgccaggtccggcggaggcggtgtcgctcccttcaagaaacgctggtttcacacggtctattgagacccagtcttcttggccatgcacgtcgagaaggaaggcttccGTCGCCTTCTTAAtaactcggtaggggcctcgataaggtctggttagtggttgtcgatgggcgtcgacacggacgaaaacgtactc
This genomic stretch from Palaemon carinicauda isolate YSFRI2023 chromosome 21, ASM3689809v2, whole genome shotgun sequence harbors:
- the LOC137614869 gene encoding uncharacterized protein, which translates into the protein MNHRRRQEEEANRCRIQKATLRGIVIGMLMCGRTPSNIGYNLGISRGSVYHWQYRWEEEGFLVDSHRPGGPKSTTPEQDRAIIQEVESNHFTNAEIIRETVRNQHQLNASTTTTVRRRLHAEGIHHRTPAKNDKLTAEHKRRRLEFAQEFVNEDLDLWSRVIFSDEKTFSSSNHGKIHCWRNDTRFDEENIYTEARSGHAGVDQSQLYGRAD